The Zingiber officinale cultivar Zhangliang chromosome 10A, Zo_v1.1, whole genome shotgun sequence genome contains a region encoding:
- the LOC122026857 gene encoding uncharacterized protein LOC122026857: protein MGFLENLEFYLKMSRKELQQLCKQNDLPANRSHSQLAKSLVSHLQKRNAVLVASLEKSVYFMDGSSKKPFASESITKQTINCPVESTTGDKRLLCQLDSEKEVTESLVNITNEKPETVTKVFCPLWPANSKEQKYIQDIVPCRHDRPHEYSMESGFVSGDEILTRIPPFQFFVMSEGGIDLFVDLSSSPLDWINSLKDDVCVHQNAKLHESMAPSKDISNLPEADDHMNISPSVNTGLNLNDIEIERNSGCTNSSLSSVVSENCNSEAYPPDTTVATSGSSVLISGSVPAGSSGLLEEIQVVSSCAPYTVQNHMASRIASCPPEEQESAIVSFAMAKSNASLSNMPLQSAADMGNGVSNPVAVGDCTPKTASVNFVDCEVEAPYNTESDVADKDNLASAKEMADNIDTENYVHKNHGGASESFTDFIIEQPDNTTHGKLSNSCQHSGQMVLDSSMADAQSEVGTVDLPFCQQSCTNCETLVPEGSISTFQDESGHSTPMEEKDASECSRIPSTSADTKRPNNLKNPKDPHVKRHLVCDKIMSVEIVTKLRNSRSSAKKILSGAIVQPRRSTRLASK, encoded by the exons ATGGGGTTTCTAGAGAATTTAGAATTCTATCTCAAAATGTCGAGAAAGGAGCTTCAACAATTGTGCAAACAGAATGATCTTCCTGCAAATAGGAGTCATTCTCAATTGGCTAAGTCCTTGGTTTCACACTTACAG AAAAGAAATGCTGTTTTGGTAGCTTCACTGGAAAAATCAGTTTATTTCATGGATGGATCTTCTAAGAAGCCATTTGCATCAGAGTCAATCactaaacaaacaatcaattgtCCTGTTGAATCAACCACAG GTGACAAGCGACTATTATGTCAGCTTGATAGCGAGAAGGAAGTTACTGAGTCTCTAGTCAATATTACAAATGAGAAG CCAGAAACTGTAACAAAAGTTTTTTGCCCATTATGGCCTGCAAATAGTAAAG AGCAGAAATATATCCAGGATATTGTTCCATGTAGACATGATAGGCCTCATGAATACTCAATGGAAAGTGGGTTTGTTTCTGGTGATGAAATTTTGACTAGAATTCCTCCATTTCAATTCTTTGTGATGTCAGAAGGTGGAATAGATTTATTTGTTGACTTGAGTTCTAGCCCATTGGATTGGATCAATAGCCTAAAAGATGATGTGTGTGTTCATCAAAATGCAAAACTTCATGAATCAATGGCTCCTTCCAAAGACATCAGTAATTTACCAGAAGCTGATGATCATATGAACATTTCACCATCTGTTAATACTGGGCTAAACCTTAATGACATTGAAATTGAGAGGAACAGTGGTTGTACCAATTCATCATTGAGTTCTGTTGTTAGTGAGAACTGTAATTCTGAGGCTTACCCACCAGATACAACTGTGGCGACATCTGGATCTTCTGTTTTAATATCGGGCAGTGTCCCTGCTGGGTCATCAGGACTTTTGGAGGAAATCCAAGTAGTTTCGTCCTGTGCACCGTACACAGTCCAAAACCACATGGCATCACGCATTGCATCTTGCCCCCCTGAAGAGCAAGAATCTGCTATTGTTTCCTTTGCAATGGCCAAGAGCAATGCATCACTAAGCAACATGCCTCTTCAATCAGCTGCTGACATGGGCAATGGGGTCAGTAATCCTGTTGCAGTTGGTGACTGCACTCCTAAAACTGCATCTGTTAATTTTGTTGATTGCGAAGTTGAAGCTCCATATAATACAGAATCTGATGTTGCAGACAAAGATAACCTTGCATCAGCAAAAGAAATGGCAGATAATATAGACACAGAGAACTATGTTCATAAAAATCATGGGGGAGCAAGTGAGTCATTTACAGATTTTATAATTGAGCAGCCAGACAATACAACTCACGGGAAGTTGTCAAATTCGTGTCAGCATAGTGGACAGATGGTACTGGATAGTTCAATGGCTGATGCACAATCGGAAGTCGGGACAGTGGATCTTCCTTTCTGTCAGCAATCATGTACTAATTGTGAAACATTGGTTCCTGAGGGATCAATATCAACGTTTCAAGATGAATCG GGTCATAGTACACCAATGGAGGAAAAGGATGCCTCAGA ATGCTCTAGAATCCCTTCAACCTCAGCTGACACTAAGAGACCTAACAACTTAAAGAATCCCAAGGATCCCCATGTTAAGAGGCATCTTGTTTGTGACAAAATCATGAGTGTAGAGATTGTCACAAAATTAAGAAACAGCAGAAGTTCAGCAAAGAAAATTCTGTCTGGTGCTATAGTTCAGCCTAGGCGGTCCACAAGGCTTGCTTCTAAG